A region of the Bacteroidia bacterium genome:
GCGATAGCGTAGCCCGTAGCACGCCGACCTTGTGGGCATGAGCGCAAGCGAAACGCCCACAAGGGCACGCCCAAAAAGTTAAAATAAAATTTAATTTCTTGCACTTTGCGTTTTGCGTCAGAATTTGTCTTTAGTCAAAGACTATACTTTTGTAGTTTGTGGAAAGTATTCTATTTTTGTCAATAATTTGATTGCTCGTAATGCGAAAAAAGCTGCTTCCTTACCTGCTATTAGCTTTGAGTATCATCATAATAGATCAATCTATAAAAGTGTACATCAAAACACATTTTGACATCGGAGAGGAAAGAAAAATAATAGGTAATTTCTTTAAGCTACACTTTATAGAAAACCCTGGAATGGCTTTTGGGATGAGCTTTGGAACAGGTATAGGCAAACTTTTATTATCCTTATTTTCTATATTAGCTGTAGCAGGAATTGTTTATTTTTTGCTATATTCAATAAAAAATAATAAGCCAAAAGGTTTAGCTATAAGTGTGGCATGCATTCTTGGCGGAGCTATCGGTAACATTATTGATCGTGTGTTCTATGACGTTTGGTTTGACAATAGAGGTATAGTTCCCGATGGCAAGCGCGAATACATGTTCGGCGAAGTAGTGGACATGTTTTATTTTGATATATGGCACGGTGAAATAGGAGGTATGTACATTTCGTTGTGGCCCATATTCAATTTTGCAGACTTAGCTATTTCAGTAGGAGTGGTAACTATTCTGGTTTTTCAAAAACGGTTTTTAGGTATAAGAAAAAAGGATGAATCTACAAACGCTCAAATGAATGATAATTCTGACATTCCACTAAACTCTGATGCTTGTTAATCAGCTTTATAGATATATTTTTGGTTAATGTTATAGAATAATTCTGCGTTCGGCAGTATTTTTTTTGATTTTTATCGAAAAGTATGTAACTTTGCGGTTGGCACCATAGTTCAATGGATAGAACAAAGGTTTCCGGAGCCTTCGATGCAAGTTCGAGTCTTGCTGGTGCTACAAACACAGAAATTCTGTCTTACTCTTATACAAAAAACATGATAAGTAACAACTTTTGGACATATTTGATGACAGGGCTGCTCGTGCCTTGTTTTTTTTGCTGTCAAGTTAAGAAACAAGCGCAGAATCAAACTCAACTTACGCATAGAGATAGCGTGGAGCGCGGTCTAAATCGTATTCCTTTAATTCAACAGTCCCAGATATCTTTACAACACTATATGCCTCGAGCTACTTACGATGGGAACTGGCGACTTTTGATACAGGATTTAGCCGAAGCACGTAGAAAAAATAAAGAAGTGATGCAGGAAGCTTCTCAAAGCAACGATCCACAAGCACATTTGCTCGGTGTAGATATGACGCAAGTCATGTCAGCGTACAATAAAAAAATTACTGAAGAGCTTGAAAAGTTAAATGCCGAAGATAGGGCAAAATTTTTTAAGTCATTAGATAGTCTTAACCGCCTGCCTTAATCAACATCAATCTAACCTACTTTTTACATTTGCATTATTTTTGAATTTATACCTTATAGGAGATTGTTTATTGGTATTGGACTATGGCTATAGATATGTTTCCTTTTTTAGTATTTGTAAATGAGCAAGATCCGCTAGAATCCTTTTTTTCAGATACAATTTTTCATGAAGAGGAATCAGAAAAAATGTCAGTAATACCTGACGAAATTCCTATTTTACCTCTACGCAACACTGTACTTATGCCTAACGTTACTCTACCAATTACCGTAGGTAGAGAAAAATCATTACGTTTAGTTAGAGATGTTGAGAAGAATAAGTCTTGGATTGGTGTGGTTTCTCAGAAAAGCGATGTAGAAAATCCAGGTTATGAGCATTTGCATACTGTTGGAACATTATCTAAAATTGTCAGAGTTTTACGTCTTCCCAATGGAAGTACTACCATTATAATAAAAGGGGTACATAGATTTAAGATTGAGGAGTTTACTGCTGATGAACCTTATTTCAAGGCAAAATGCGTTTTGCTCAAAGATGATCCTGTAGAAGAAAAAGAAGCAGCGGCTTTGATGATTAATATCAAAGAAACTGCACATCAAATTATTCAACTTTCACCGAATATTCCTCGTGAAGCTGAGCGGTTTATTGCACAGATTCAGCACTTATCTGTATTGACACACATCATTGCAAACGTTTTGTCCATTCCTGTTGAGGATAAGCAGAAAATGTTAGAAACCAACAACTTGGCTGAACGAGCGAAAATTTTGTTAGTTTTTTTAACTAAAGAATTAGAGGTATTAAAAGTTGCTAATGAAATTCATACCAAAGTTCAAGGGGATATAGAACAGCATCAGAGAGATTTTTATCTACGCCAACAACTTAAGACTATTCAAGAAGAGTTAGGAGAAAATTTTGCTGAAGAGGAAATTGAAAAACTTCGAGAGCGCGGCAAAAAGAAAAAATGGAGTGCAAAAGTCCAAGAGGTATTTGAGAAAGAGCTCAATAAACTTTCGCGTATGAACCCTGCTTCTCCTGATTACACGGTAGTACAAAATTATATTGACACTCTTTTAGAACTTCCTTGGAATGAATACACTAAGGATAAATTCAATCTCAAACAAGCTCGGCTAATATTAGATAAAGACCATTTTGGATTAGAAAAGGTAAAAGAGCGTATTTTAGAATATTTAGCTGTGCTCAAGCTTAAATCTGATATGAAAGCACCAATTTTGTGCTTGTATGGTCCGCCCGGAGTAGGAAAAACTTCGTTAGGGGCATCTATAGCCAAAGCCTTAGGTAGAAAGTTTGTACGAATGTCATTAGGGGGATTACATGATGAAGCTGAAATTCGCGGACATAGGCGCACTTATATTGGTGCTATGCCAGGGCGCATTTTACAAAATATCAAAAAAGCGCAAAGTAGTAATCCTGTATTTATTTTAGATGAGATAGATAAAATTAACAACTCATTTCGGGGCGATCCTTCTTCAGCTCTTTTAGAGGTTTTAGACCCTGAACAAAACCATAGTTTTAACGATAACTATGTAGAATTAGATTATGACCTATCCAAAGTGCTATTTATTGCTACTGCTAACTCTTTGGATAGTATTCAGCCTGCTTTGCGCGATAGAATGGAAGTTATTGAGATCAATGGCTACACATTAGAGGAAAAAATTCAAATTGCGCAAAATCATTTACTTCCTCGCCAAATTAAAGAAAATGGGCTAAAAAAATCTCAAATTAAACTTTCTGATGAATTGATAGCGTATATTATTGAACATCACACTAGGGAATCAGGTGTACGCACGCTTAATCGCTTAATAGGTGCTATGTGTAGGTATGTAGCTAAACATATTGCCGCAGGTGAAAAAATACATGCGAAACTAACCGAAGAAGACGTAATTAAAGCTTTAGGACAACCTCGTTTTGAAAATGATTTATACTACGAAGTAGATATACCTGGCGTAATGGTCGGTTTAGCTTGGACACCTGTAGGGGGCGACATTTTGTTTGTTGAAGTTTCGTTAAGTAAAGGTACAGGAAAACTCTCTATAACTGGGCAATTAGGCGAAGTAATGAAAGAATCAGCAAATGTGGCTTTGGCTTACATACGTACCCACGCAGAAGAGTTGAAAATCCCTCATGAGGACTTTACCAACTATGATATCCATATACACGTTCCTGAAGGGGCTGTACCCAAGGATGGGCCTTCAGCAGGAATTACAATGCTTTGTGCTTTGGTTTCTGCTTTTACTAAGCGTACTGCACGCCCATACGTAGCTATGACAGGAGAAATTACTTTGCGTGGTAAAGTTTTACCCGTTGGGGGAATTAAAGAAAAAATTCTTGCAGCTAAGCGGGCAGGAATTAAAGAAATTATTCTCTGCCATAAAAACAAGCGCGATGTAGAAGAAATTGCACCACATTACCTTGAAGGTTTGACCTTTCATTACGTAGAAACCATGATGCAAGCTATTGAGCTTGCCTTAAAGAAAATTGTTATACCTGCCCCACAAAGCAAAAAAGTATAAGATCAGGTCAATTATCTAACTGTTCAGCAGGTATAAAAAAATTCCTGCTGAACTTCTCTAACTTTTTTTAGGAGTTTTTTGAATGCAGTAGTACTTAGCATCGCCCAAAGATTCTATGATAGCTTCTATGGCTGCTTCCTGTTCAGGGTCATATTCTAATTTTAAGTTTGTGCCAAAGATTCTTGATACACCTTGCCAAAATAAAGCCGTAGGGCTACCTTTCATTTCTTTGATGATATCATAAGCTCGGTGCTTGGTTTGGCGGTGAATAAGTTTAATCAAGATTCTACCTTGATTGATACTTAAATTTTCTATGTCCTCTTGAAACTCTCCAAAAAGACGTTTCTCTTCTCTTTCAATGTACTTTTTACGTTCTTTTTTGTCTGTAATTTTTGCTAAGTCGGCTTCTATAATAGCCATTCTGCGTGCTGCTTCATTAGCATACGGTAAAAGTTTTATCACATTGTATCTTAAACGAGAAAACTCTATGGCTGCTTCTCTGTCAGAGATTCTTTTTTTTGTTGAACCTACCACAAAAATAGTAGGATATGTAATTGTAGGCATACCCTCTTCATCTTTGGGTACTATGAAACCTTCTCCATCTCGCTCCACATAAGTTTGGGCAACAGCATAAGAGAAGTGTGCCAATAGAGCAATGCAAAGAAGGCGTTTTAACATAATTCTTTAATTTACGATACATTTGGACAAAAGTTAAGCCAAATTTACAAAGTGTTGAGATGAAAGTAGAATTTTAGTTAGCTAATGCGTGAGGGGCATGGAGCATGCCGTTAGGCAGTGCGTAGCGCAGCGAAGCACCGAAGCGAAGCGCAGTGCGGAATGCCCCGACCCTTGCGCAGCAAGGGGCACGCCCAAAAAAATCAAATTATCTTTTTAGACCTTAATTCTACATTCAGCGGCGCAGCTTTAACTTGAATAAAAAAAGCAAATTTTTAACCCCATCTTCAAATTTCTTAATTTTCTTCTTTCCGTACCGCTCATAGTAAGGAATATGTACTTCTTTGAAACGAATTTTTCTTTTGAGACACTCTATTTTTATCTCTTCACTTAGCGCCATGCCGTTGCTTTCTAAACGAATCTTGTTCAATACATGCCTATAAAACACCCACATTCCTGACTGCGAGTCTTTAATCTTGCTACCGAATAAAATTTTAGTAACTGTTGAAAGTATCCAATTGCCCAATTTGCTAATCAAATCCATACTTTTGGGATTAGAAAGAGGAAAGCGGCAAGCAGAAATAAATTCTAGTTGTTCGTTCTGTAAAATATGCACTAATCGTTCAATTTCATCGGTAGGATAAGTGCCATCCCCATCCAAAGTAACAATAATATCTGTTTGTACCACAGAAAATCCCCTTTTGTAAGCATATCCATATCCCTGTTGTGTTTCTTTGAATACAGTCGCACCACAGTTTTTGGCAATAATTGCTGTGGCATCGGTAGAATTGTTATCCA
Encoded here:
- a CDS encoding signal peptidase II; this translates as MRKKLLPYLLLALSIIIIDQSIKVYIKTHFDIGEERKIIGNFFKLHFIENPGMAFGMSFGTGIGKLLLSLFSILAVAGIVYFLLYSIKNNKPKGLAISVACILGGAIGNIIDRVFYDVWFDNRGIVPDGKREYMFGEVVDMFYFDIWHGEIGGMYISLWPIFNFADLAISVGVVTILVFQKRFLGIRKKDESTNAQMNDNSDIPLNSDAC
- a CDS encoding glycosyltransferase family 2 protein, whose amino-acid sequence is MIQGQSIAVIIPCYNEEEGLEKVLNSIPKSVDTIIVVDNNSTDATAIIAKNCGATVFKETQQGYGYAYKRGFSVVQTDIIVTLDGDGTYPTDEIERLVHILQNEQLEFISACRFPLSNPKSMDLISKLGNWILSTVTKILFGSKIKDSQSGMWVFYRHVLNKIRLESNGMALSEEIKIECLKRKIRFKEVHIPYYERYGKKKIKKFEDGVKNLLFLFKLKLRR
- the lon gene encoding endopeptidase La translates to MAIDMFPFLVFVNEQDPLESFFSDTIFHEEESEKMSVIPDEIPILPLRNTVLMPNVTLPITVGREKSLRLVRDVEKNKSWIGVVSQKSDVENPGYEHLHTVGTLSKIVRVLRLPNGSTTIIIKGVHRFKIEEFTADEPYFKAKCVLLKDDPVEEKEAAALMINIKETAHQIIQLSPNIPREAERFIAQIQHLSVLTHIIANVLSIPVEDKQKMLETNNLAERAKILLVFLTKELEVLKVANEIHTKVQGDIEQHQRDFYLRQQLKTIQEELGENFAEEEIEKLRERGKKKKWSAKVQEVFEKELNKLSRMNPASPDYTVVQNYIDTLLELPWNEYTKDKFNLKQARLILDKDHFGLEKVKERILEYLAVLKLKSDMKAPILCLYGPPGVGKTSLGASIAKALGRKFVRMSLGGLHDEAEIRGHRRTYIGAMPGRILQNIKKAQSSNPVFILDEIDKINNSFRGDPSSALLEVLDPEQNHSFNDNYVELDYDLSKVLFIATANSLDSIQPALRDRMEVIEINGYTLEEKIQIAQNHLLPRQIKENGLKKSQIKLSDELIAYIIEHHTRESGVRTLNRLIGAMCRYVAKHIAAGEKIHAKLTEEDVIKALGQPRFENDLYYEVDIPGVMVGLAWTPVGGDILFVEVSLSKGTGKLSITGQLGEVMKESANVALAYIRTHAEELKIPHEDFTNYDIHIHVPEGAVPKDGPSAGITMLCALVSAFTKRTARPYVAMTGEITLRGKVLPVGGIKEKILAAKRAGIKEIILCHKNKRDVEEIAPHYLEGLTFHYVETMMQAIELALKKIVIPAPQSKKV
- a CDS encoding DUF4294 domain-containing protein, coding for MAHFSYAVAQTYVERDGEGFIVPKDEEGMPTITYPTIFVVGSTKKRISDREAAIEFSRLRYNVIKLLPYANEAARRMAIIEADLAKITDKKERKKYIEREEKRLFGEFQEDIENLSINQGRILIKLIHRQTKHRAYDIIKEMKGSPTALFWQGVSRIFGTNLKLEYDPEQEAAIEAIIESLGDAKYYCIQKTPKKS